The window AAATTCAGACCTAGGACTAAGAGGTTTGACCTGGGACCTTGACTCCCAAGACTCATGATTGAGAAATCCAaacttaggaccgagactccAAGGACCTAAGACTAAGAGACataaacctaggaccgagaactcCCAAGTCCAAGACCGAGGAACTTAGCCTAGACCTAGTCCCGGACCTAAAGGTTTATACACCTTgaccgagaaacctagcccTAGGCTAGTCCAAGACCAATAAGTTTTTACACCTAAACTGGTAAGATAAGTCAATGATCGAGAGTCCGtaacacctcgaccgagagacTCTAGTACTTAGACCAAGAGCTCCTAAACCCAAATTGAGAGTCTTCAAACCCCAATTGACAAAAATGAACCACAACCTTAAGACTCCGGTCCTAATGCCTAATTGGTTATactttaaaaatctaaaattatttttgtaattttgggactccaaatcattttctaaaaatcccgaaaagaaatgtattttaaatatttttgagatattttaacaaaaatatttcaacaaaggcttgtttggtgtttatttataaatcctAATGCCTTTAATAATGattgatattcttcaggtatttctACGTTAGTTATCATCTGTAACaggtaccagcatttaaatattgttgtttcaatattgaaaataatgctaaaacctagaagcatgactaggaccggaagaataatcggttaaaaactcaaacgttatacaaccaattttcaaaaaaataatttaataagtagagaccgtttttaaaatggATACGGAGGACATAACACGAATgccctttctcgagtatcaccaaacttcgaaccaaGCGAAACTCTAGTacaaaatacgtttgtacacgtacactttttttttattgatttttctaaaatcaattggcgactctaactttaaataaatattttttttcttaaattatttatatttcattaactTAAATCAGATCTCATAAAAGAATTAAATTGCTCTAGGGGTTACAGCTTTTCTAGCGACTCTTCTAGggatttaatgtttaaattgaaAACATAAAACTTGATTTTTTGAAACGCTTGTATCCCATTTACACATTTAATAGGCTTGTCTTACAAGGTACAACACCTTCAAAGACGCATAGGTTTTATCCCTATTTTTATAGCATTTATGTGTAAAAGGGTACATCACCATTTTCTTGCAAGGATTTACTCGACCGGGATCAGTACTTCTACACCTATGTGCAAAGATTGTCAATGTGGAATAACAACTTGTTACAAACCGAGTGATGATGCgggaagaaaaactaaaatacTTGGGTTTGACCCCACCCTTTGGCGATGAGTCGTTCGATAGTATGCATCCATTTTAGAGGTGGGGGGAAATTCTCAATTGAGTATATATTCCCTGATTTATGGAGAAACTCCTCGGCCGGATGACATCTGAGTACACTCCAAGGTGTAGTAATATCGTTCAGATGCTCTTCCAATGCATCCCAGGGCTAGTTTTTTCAGTCTTAAGTGTCGCTAATCGGCAGAAACGCATTAGTTTTCTTGTGTTAGACCTactcttaattatttaactaattggTGATCCAACTGGATcccaaattaaataaagaaattcctaactatatttttaacataataataaacaagCATATAAAGTAAATCCTAAACCTAACAtcatacaaacaaaaaaaacaaattttttatagctttttaattatttattttagttttttttttgtgttttacttaaaaaaaattaatatttacattatGTACAagtatgaatgaaaataaattaaagcaAAACAGAAATTTGTTATGAAATCATGCTAATGTTAACTTCATGTTTTAgacaaataaaaagaataaaaaaaaaacaaagagatCAAAGGTAGCTTACAAAGGGGCAACTCCTTAGATCTTTACAAAAGGGATGAAAACTCTAAGTAAGAGACTTGTGACACAACCACACTAGTTGGTTCTCTTGCTTAGGTTTTGAAAGTGACAGATTTTTTTTCAAGAGATAAAAGGCAGCCTAGAGACACTAGAGAGTGAAAAAGAAGGGTCTTTTGCAAGGTGTTAAGAGGGAGTATTTATAGGTAAAACCGTGAAACcttagggcccaaaggcccactaACACCCTACACACCGttttccaaaataatatttttaaaattaattaaaatggccTAGTCTTAAGGAAATTCCTAGTCTTATGGCAACTTCTCCCTATTTTCATGGCAACTTCTTCATTTTTCGCCACTCACGATTGGATTGGGACTTCAAGATTTTGAACTGTCAACATCATGAAGATGAATATTGCATTCATCACCTTTTCCTCTTTAGCTTTGGATTCCATGGGTCGGATCTTGGGCACGGGTCGGTCCATAGGTCGGGTCACCGATAggatccgtcaattggatcctTGACTTGACTTCAGGTTGACTTGCTTCTGATTTGGATTATTTCAGTCTCATTCCCAAAATTTGATCCGGATCTTAcatgtggatcttggattgacccTTTGAACACATCTCCCTTCATCCTAATAaaagattttgtttataaataaataagcaattttatttttttaaatattcctatttctaaagaacaattataattataataaaaatgctaactaattaagtcaaatttaacaaattcaaaaattaaattgcaAAATCTAATTTAACAACTAATCTAATCGACAACTAAactaacaatttaaaacaactattttaattaaaaaaataacaaaattatacataacgaaaattttatttttaaattaaaaaacgttaatatatatattttgtatgtttttttataaataattaatgtatttattaaaatgaaaccttgaatattcaaagtataataactttattAAGGGTTATAACTTAGACAAATTACTATTTTAACTTACTataaatccaaaatcaattatttccaAAAACGCATTTgctctaaaaatatttttctttaaaataaatcgtgcaattagcccgtgaatgaattcgagaaattTGTATACgctcaaatttattaaaagcataatctatttaaaatttggggtaaaaaatgagtgtctacaaatGGAGACCAACGACAACAAGTGTATGAATGAGATGACGAACAACACATAATTTGTGTCGTCTATTTTGTTATCTCATCAAAAGATTTCATAAGACTAACATTTTTCCAATCGTGTCAATATTCCGTTTCGTTTTGTTGGTGCGTCGTagctataaaataaaaataaacttgttttaaaatgtgtatgaattgttttaaaatgttatgatttagttgacatttttatctaataacaataataattaatcacatataaataattttcattagaatatgaaataatttgaagaaaaaaaattgaaaataagctaaaatccaattttaaaataaatcggtGAAGCTCCCGCGGAGGCAATTGCGACCAACGACAACAAGTGTATGAATGAGACGAGGGTCAACACATAATTTATGTAGTCTATTTTGTCTTCTCATCCAAAGGTTGAGATCATAAGACTAACATTTTTTAGATGGTTGTTGCGTCGTgtctttcaaataaaaataatttgtttgaaaatatatatgaattgtttgaaaatgttcaaacttattctatgatatcatttttattttagcaATGTTCAAACTTATTctatgatatcatttttattttagcaCCAAATAAGATGAATTATTGAAAAGTTTTGTTGATAATTTAAAAACCTAGGTccctatattattttaatagcTTTTAGACTTTATCCTTAATTTCATATTGAACACAAATATATGATCTTTTAGAATTCGAACTAAATGAGAAATCGACATAAGCCTTTCTCTCTCAAGATAAAGTAATTTGATTATTCTTGTTATTTTGTTCATGAGTCAACATATTTTCCTATGAATAGGCTTTTAAATGTGAATCATATGATAAGTGGATCCTAAGTGGGATCTTCTGTTACCATTTAAGCGTGTTCCTGTGTTTCTCTTTACAAGGGGAGGGGCATTCtggtaataaaaaaaacttttttcttttattaccATAATGCCCCTCCCCTTATGATGAGGAACATAAGGAACACCCTCAAATGGTAACCGAGAATCTTATCTCGATTTTAATATGGTAACATAGGATACAAATTCGaaaagatgagagagaaaaaatatgtttggttattattttatgaaagtgatgatttaatttttatttttttaaagtaaaaatacttaattaaaatgtattgatataacaataatttcaaataaaaagtattttagttaataaatttaatgatataatAGATAAGAAggaataaataatgtttaaatagtttaaattatttaagtaattcaAACCCAAAAAGATATAAGTGTTaccagaaatatttttttattttttattataaatattattaaagagttattttttattctatatgAACAAGGGAAATGAGGTGAGGTGATTTGTGGAAATAAAATCTCTTCTTATTATAAGATCATAATTGATAATGgaattatataattgataacTCATTTTTGTAGGTTTTCAACACTTCTTTTTCAGCCTTGGTAATggaattataaaaacaaaaaaaaaaacactataacctttattttttatttaaataattatttatattgagttaaatatttatttaacaacagcaataaaatttgtaatagtTATCGGAGAGTTATTATATGAGAGAGAGattttaatctcaaattttattttaatgaaaggAGATTCTTTTTAATACGTTCTATTTTTATGTAGAAATAACATGCTACCAGAAAAGAGCAAAATCCGATAACAAATGCCAATGAGAGTATGAGAACTATGAGTTTTCGTTCGTAAAGGTTGCCGAAATCCGACAACGAGCAGGGTCGGAATCCGACGACACTGTCGCTACAGAGGCCTTCGTTTTCGGCGAAGCTTCCATTGTAAGCATCTGAATTAAAAGAATCTGGAATTGGTCCAAGGAGATGATTATTAGAGAGATCGAGTAGGCTGAGTTTGAGAGAAGAAAGTGTAGATGGTATCAGTCCGACAAGTTGGTTTCCGGACAAGTTAAGCGAATAGAGGGCTGGAAGTGAGCCAAGAGAAAATGGTATCTCACCGGAGATTGAATTGTTAGCCATGTTTATGTCATAGAGAGAAACACACAAACCGATGCTTTGTGGGATAGGACCAGAGATTTTGTTGTTCTGTAAATGGAGACTACTTAGCTTATACATTTGTCCGATTGTTGGCGGAATTCTGCCGGAAAATTGGTTATTACTGAGATCAATTTCCACAAGATTAGATGCGGACTTGATCGATATCGGAACATGGCCGGATAATTTATTGTCGTTTACACGTAATCCTACCAGAGAAGCTGCTTTTTTTATTTGGTCAGATATTGGACCCTCAAAGTTGTTCATAGCAATATCGATCAAACCCACTTTGGGTAATCCCCAAATGCCGCTGGGAACCTCGCCGGAGAGAGAGTTTTTGCTGACTCGTAGCCTTTTCAGGGATAGACAATCGGCGTATGTCGCCGGAATTCCGCCAGTGAAGTTGTTCTGTAGCATCAAAAGTTGATTCATTTTACCGTTCTTGCACATATTCGGTGGAATTGGACCCGTTAAGTAATTTCCTGTCACGTCAATGAAGTCAAATTCAGACCAATAGCCGAGTTCTTGTGGGAGCTCACCGGTGAGCTGGTTATCATAAAGAGAGAGATTCACCAACCGCCTGAAATTACCCAGCTCTGAAGGGATCTCACCGGTAAATCCGTTTGAAAAAAGTTGCAAGCTTACAAGATTAGTTAACTTCCTAAGTTCCGACAAATCCCCGTGAAGTTGATTGTCTGAAGCGTCGAAGAATTCAAGATCTGAAAGATTACCTAAACCAATAGGCAATTTTCCGGTCAAAGAATTATTGTAAAGCTCTAGCAATTGAAGATTCTTTAATTTGGTTATCTCGATGGGTATCCTGCCTTCCAAATAATTATCAGATAGCTCCAGATTCCTCAGCTCCGTCAGACTCCCAATTCCAGTTGGAATCGAACCTTTGATACTACAGTTTGATAAGTAGAGCCAATTCAGCTTCTTCAAGGATAAGAGAACATCCGGGAATGATGTTTTATCAAAATGGTTATCGCCAACGCTCAAAACAGTCAAATCCGACATATTTGACAATGAATGCCATGGAAACTTACCAGAGAATCCACTATTGTTTAGGTGCAAACATGTTAGTTGATTGAGAGTAGAGAGATTAGGGACAGCTCCATTGAAGTGATTATTACCAAGATCGAGGTACTTGAGATGGacacagttcttcaagtcgttCGTGACGGGTCCAGAGATGGAATTATAGCCTAGAGAAAGCTTCTCCAGGGATTTGAGCTTACAAATTGAATCAAATGGAACCTCGCCGGACAAGTTTTGGCTGGATAACTCGATATCTTTCACAGAGCCATCATCTGGGTGGCATGTGATTCCGGAGAAATCACAGATGTTGTTGTAAGATAGGTTCCATGTATTGAATACGGCAGCAGAAGGATTTTGTAGGGCGAACTTCAGGGAAAGAATTGACCCAATCTCATCTGAAAAGGCCGAAGAGAAGAAGTagaacaaagagaaaaaaagacaACAAAATTTGTCAATCGGCATGTTAAAGGAGAGAGAGAGTAGATGATTGAATTTGATATAAGAGAAGCTATATAGGAGGAGAACGCTTTAATATAACATGTGTTGAGAATTTTACTAAAATGCTTTTatcaactattatatttaaaatcatacTTGGtactatatttaaatataaaatttattaattattttaaaagatagtttcaaaatt is drawn from Impatiens glandulifera chromosome 3, dImpGla2.1, whole genome shotgun sequence and contains these coding sequences:
- the LOC124930236 gene encoding receptor-like protein kinase 7, yielding MPIDKFCCLFFSLFYFFSSAFSDEIGSILSLKFALQNPSAAVFNTWNLSYNNICDFSGITCHPDDGSVKDIELSSQNLSGEVPFDSICKLKSLEKLSLGYNSISGPVTNDLKNCVHLKYLDLGNNHFNGAVPNLSTLNQLTCLHLNNSGFSGKFPWHSLSNMSDLTVLSVGDNHFDKTSFPDVLLSLKKLNWLYLSNCSIKGSIPTGIGSLTELRNLELSDNYLEGRIPIEITKLKNLQLLELYNNSLTGKLPIGLGNLSDLEFFDASDNQLHGDLSELRKLTNLVSLQLFSNGFTGEIPSELGNFRRLVNLSLYDNQLTGELPQELGYWSEFDFIDVTGNYLTGPIPPNMCKNGKMNQLLMLQNNFTGGIPATYADCLSLKRLRVSKNSLSGEVPSGIWGLPKVGLIDIAMNNFEGPISDQIKKAASLVGLRVNDNKLSGHVPISIKSASNLVEIDLSNNQFSGRIPPTIGQMYKLSSLHLQNNKISGPIPQSIGLCVSLYDINMANNSISGEIPFSLGSLPALYSLNLSGNQLVGLIPSTLSSLKLSLLDLSNNHLLGPIPDSFNSDAYNGSFAENEGLCSDSVVGFRPCSLSDFGNLYERKLIVLILSLAFVIGFCSFLVQNDLRELFTASLSRLEKPIAGIGSDEAYSCKDNDHHLIQNELFWALNELIGWTNKEVSSCLSRRRRDEEGDRRTKRRLFDACMRSGGIPLAFR